One part of the Rutidosis leptorrhynchoides isolate AG116_Rl617_1_P2 chromosome 1, CSIRO_AGI_Rlap_v1, whole genome shotgun sequence genome encodes these proteins:
- the LOC139896034 gene encoding uncharacterized protein: protein MDTNWMSCPRIFTTYQKGLDNYIDYIFKKEGVNGEIACPCNKCVNLKWVGRYDARTHLLCDSFFKGYTIQNPITEPYNTPMEDAEDDMIGLVSDLHGLDDNILETEDHSLPNKSAKRFYKGLECAKQELYPGCKNFSVLSFIVRLFHSKCIGKCNDKGFSLIFDTLREAFPEAAIPKSLYDLRKLIRDLGLGYEKVDTCPNDCTLYWKQNKDKTECDICHTSRYKTSEDDSDDEENLTANYHNKVSAKVLRYFPLIPRLQRLYMSSEAADSIRWHEEGSTKDGLLRHPVDSPAWKTFDHNYPDFAKETRNVRLGLASDGFNPFGNMSNSHSTWPVVLIPCNLSPWMCMKKPLFMLCLLIHGPSAKGNNIDVYMEPLMDVLKFLWDNGEETYDSSTNSNFQMRAGLVWTISDFPTYAKLSGWSTKGKIACPSCHKRTRSIWLRRSRKFVFMAHRRWMSKRHVYRKDKKSFDGTEELEMKPPCLTGSDVLNELNSLNF, encoded by the coding sequence ATGGACACAAATTGGATGTCTTGCCCGAGAATATTTACTACATACCAAAAAGGTCTTGataattatatagattatatatttaaaaaggaAGGTGTAAATGGTGAGATAGCATGCCCTTGCAATAAGTGTGTTAATCTAAAATGGGTTGGACGGTATGATGCTAGAACCCATCTACTATGTGACAGTTTTTTTAAAGGCTATACAATTCAAAATCCAATCACCGAACCATATAATACTCCTATGGAAGATGCAGAAGATGACATGATAGGATTGGTATCTGATCTCCATGGGTTAGATGATAACATACTTGAAACTGAAGATCATAGCTTACCAAACAAAAGTGCCAAAAGGTTTTATAAAGGATTGGAATGTGCAAAGCAAGAACTATACCCCGGATGTAAAAATTTCTCAGTTCTTTCTTTCATAGTTAGACTATTTCATAGCAAGTGTATTGGGAAATGTAATGACAAGGGTTTCAGCTTGATCTTTGACACTTTAAGGGAAGCCTTCCCGGAAGCAGCCATACCAAAATCACTGTATGATCTACGAAAGTTAATAAGAGATTTAGGACTAGGTTATGAAAAAGTTGATACATGTCCTAATGATTGTACTTTGTATTGGAAACAAAACAAGGATAAAACGGAGTGTGACATATGTCATACGTCACGGTATAAAACAAGTGAAGATGATTCAGATGATGAGGAAAACTTAACAGCCAATTATCATAACAAGGTCTCAGCAAAGGTTTTGCGTTACTTTCCTCTCATCCCACGTCTGCAAAGGTTATATATGTCATCAGAAGCTGCTGACTCCATAAGATGGCACGAAGAGGGTAGCACGAAAGATGGTTTACTGAGACATCCGGTAGATTCACCAGCTTGGAAAACATTTGATCATAATTATCCTGATTTTGCAAAGGAAACTCGTAATGTCAGGCTTGGTTTAGCGAGTGACGGGTTTAACCCTTTTGGAAATATGAGTAATTCACATAGTACATGGCCTGTTGTATTGATTCCATGTAATCTATCTCCTTGGATGTGCATGAAAAAACCCCTTTTCATGCTTTGTCTACTAATACATGGACCATCTGCGAAAGGTAATAATATAGACGTCTATATGGAACCTTTAATGGATGTGCTAAAGTTTTTGTGGGATAATGGAGAAGAGACATATGATTCCTCAACAAACAGTAACTTTCAAATGCGTGCTGGTTTGGTATGGACAATAAGTGACTTTCCTACGTATGCCAAGTTATCTGGATGGAGCACTAAAGGAAAAATTGCATGTCCATCATGCCATAAGCGTACAAGATCGATTTGGTTGAGACGTAGTAGGAAATTTGTTTTTATGGCACATCGTCGATGGATGTCAAAGAGACATGTATATCGGAAGGATAAAAAGTCGTTTGATGGGACGGAAGAATTAGAGATGAAACCACCTTGCTTAACAGGGTCAGATGTTCTCAATGAGCTAAATAGTCTTAACTTTTAA